Genomic segment of Trichoderma breve strain T069 chromosome 7 map unlocalized scaffold00007, whole genome shotgun sequence:
CTTGTAACCAAATTCTTTATTATCTTCTGCCAAATAATGCATCAAATGTGCTGCCCCAGCTTTCCCAACTCCTTGGGATAGTAGGGGTCGCACAACCATGAACGGGAGTTTGTTGCCTGTATAGATGAAAGTTCGAGATGACTCTGGTGGAAGAGTAGCAAACGACTTTGTAGCCAAATGTGCCGCGACATATGCAGACACAATGTTGATATTGTCATCACTATGGAAGGCTGCAATTTGTTGCTCCAATGAGCTTGCAGGATTCAGACTAAATGAAGATGCTACAAAATTTTACGCATCATTAAGTATCGCATGATTcacaaaaaaagggaggagaACGAACCATTGTAGACTACCACGCTCGGGTGGCCAAGTTCGCTTATGACTTTGGTGAATACTCCTTCAATTGAGGAAGGATCCGAAAAGTCTGCCTGCAACTGGAGATACTCCGGCTTCACCTCTTTTTTCGATCGTGAGACTACCGCCACTTTGTAGCCTTGTGCTGCAAACGCTTCAGCAACGTCGGTTCCAACTCTGGGCCCGTAGCCCAGAATCAGAGTCACTTCTTGAGCCATACTAGAAGAAAGAGTTCCCTTAAAAACTGtcaaaaaaaagatggtCGCCTTGCAAACTGACCCCACTAGAATCTGCAAAACTGCAGCTGGATAGTATACTTCTTATATAGATGAATCGCGCCGTCAATAAAGCCAATCAACGTTCCATACATACTCTTTGCTCACTGATCTTCAATTATTGTGCGAACATTGTGGCGCGTACTTACACTCCTCGGAAATAGTTGCCAGCATTTTGTAAGCCTGCTCGCCCCACTCCATGGCAGGGAGACGCTTTTCTGCCCACGCGAGTTTAATACTTCCTCTTCATTACCTTATACTCTATCGCCCCTCATGAATGGTGACAGGAATTCTGTTGAGAGTTTCCCAACTTCACGTAACACATGGATCAGTGGTCACAAAAATTCCGAAAATTTCCTAACTTCACGTAACGCGTGGATGAATGTTTCGTGAAAAGTTTCCCATTTTGACGTAACACTAGCAATGAATCTCACAATGAATGTGAAGAATCATCATGGTCGTGTCCTCCGTCGCGAGTTATATAATGGGAGGACATCTATCGAACTTGGCTTTCGACTTTCTTCGAGACTATCAAGCCATCACCTCTTAAAAAGCAAAACTAAATAAAACATCCATTTCACTATGGTTTTCACCAAACTCATTATTGCTGGAAGCACCGGCTGGGTGGCGGATCATGCCATCCGCGCCATCTTGGCATCTACAAAGCCGAAGTTCGACGTTACCATCTTGACCCGAGCCGACAGCGGCAAAGAAGTACCATCCAGGCCAGGCGCAAACCTCATTGCGGTTGACTACAACAACCACGATCAACTTGTGAAAATCTTCACCGGAGCCGATGCAATTCTCTCCTTCATTTCTGGACCTCCGTCCAAAATTATTGATAAGCAGCTGCTAAAGGCCGCGCAAGAGGCTGGCGTCCGACGCATTTTCCCGTCGGAGTACACTCTCGATATTTTGCACCCAGACGCAGCTACTCTTTTGACTGAAGGTGGAAACTGGCCCGAAGACAGCTCACCCGTGCTCACGGCCCGCAAGTTTGTCTCTCTGGCTCAAGAAGGCGGACCTACAAGTTTCACGACTCTGATTCCAGCTGCATTCATGGACGGGTGGCTTGAGGGAGCTTTTGGCTCGTTTGACCCTAAGAATCGTAAAGTTTCTGTCGTTGACAGTGGGGATTTCCCTTTCTCAGGTTGTACGCTCCCTTATCTCGGAGCTGCCATCGTCGCAGTTCTCCAAATGGACGAAGAGAAAACCAAGAATAAACGCATTCGCATTAGCGAGATTCGTACTACTATGAACGAAATCACGGAAACCTACGAGGAGGTCTTGGGTACCAAGTTTGAGAAGACGCACGTTACTTCTCAAGAGCTCCTTGATCAACGCAATGCAAACCTCGCAGCTGGTAATCCTTTCGCTGCACTCTTCGTTACCATTCTTATTGGTGCTTTTAATGGATGTGGAGCGGCCGACCTAGTTGATGGTTTGGGttttgatggtgatggctatttgacgttgaagaagaagacgctcaaGGAGATGACCATTGAGGCTTTACAGAAGATTGGCGCATAAGACGGGTTCTGTTGTTCTGGTCCGTGATGAAGTTTGAACGGAGGAAAACTGTGAAGCTGGGTTTGAGAGGTTGTATATTTGGACGCCAATAGCATAAATTAGCATATCTTAAGGTATCGTATAAATGATGTTTTGGTAATACGGCTACCTACGAGTCAAATATGTGTTCATGTCGTACTTGTGGTATAATTGTGATCCGACCTCGAGAGCATTCTTGCCCAGATCCGAAATTTAACCTATTTCCCCTTGTTATACTCCTGGAAGTAAAGGACGGATGGACATTCTCTGCTTCGCCTACTTGTATCGTCTGGTAACATTTGTTCGCAGACCGAGAGAAACAATTAATGCTCCGTGCGAAAGGCCAAGGCTAACTGAGAAACTGGCGGATACCTTGACAAACAACGATAAATTGCTGAGACTCAAAATTTGTGCGATCATCTCTGATGTCTCTCTCCGGTAGATACACATCTTTGCACACCGCTTCAGCGGAAGAAATCATTACGCCACTCATGTTCTACCCAAACTATATGGATAGTACTACCATTGGAATCGGTGCCACCTTGTCTTTAGATGCTTCGTAGCTCCGTGCTTACTCCGTCTAAATGCCGGGCAATTAGTAAGCCCTCTAAATCCGTCGAAAGGGCGGATTGCAAATAGTCGCAACCGACAGTCTCTTAACCGACCACGCAAGCCAATCTCGAACACAGGCTTCCCTTACTCTTTCCTAGATTCCTAGCTATAAACTCAGGATTCAAAAAGCCTACGCCAAAGACTCTCGTAGTAGTCTTTCGGCGCGAGAGACTTACCACGGGAAATAGTGTCGACAAGTGGCACGAGTCATAGTGGTTATCCCAGATGGGTATTAAAGGGTGCTGGACATGTCGGGGTAAGACTCTTTGAGTAGTTTGCTCAATTTGGAAGCTGAAGTATTTCTTCTAGCCCGCAAGGTTCGGTGCGACTTGCAAAAGCCTACATGCACCAATTGTGCTAAGGCATTGCAGCCGTGCAAAGGCTATGGCATGCAATTgtcttggcctcgagagGGCAACAAGCGGCGGGCTTTAGTCAACCGCGACACAGCAGGGCTAGCAAAATTATCACAGCAATACCGGGGACGAGGCGTGATGTTTTTGAACGCGTTCGCTTCTGATGTGGCATTAGCTGACGCGCTTCAAGAAAATCGCGAGCTCGGTACGTAACTTTGACTGCTGCACGCTCATCCGAGTTATCTCACTAACGTAGGATGCGTAGCTCATTATTTACATACTTTGCGTGTGCCACACTTACCAATCCTCTCACAGTCTCTGCTCTGGGAAGATTACCAACTGCTCGACTATTGTGGGTGATCAAGCCTCAATGAAACGTTACGCCGCTTAACTCTGCTCTAACAGTCAAGGAAACGAAAACGCGAATATTGGCACCCGTCATTGACGAGTCACTGGCCCATTTCATTATGAGAATGGCAATAAATAATGATGGTTCATCAGACAATCCAGTGATGGAAGGTATATTTGCATTGTCTTCTCTGCTACTTCTAGGGCCTTcaaagagccagagccatAAGTCTCGCCTCATCTCAATGTTACAGAAGAATGTAACTAGGATGGACAGAGAAGGTATCCTTCAAAATCTTATTGCCACTATGCTTCTATATCAATGTGAAGTATATACACTCTCGCCCCCGATTATTACAGATGTGGAATTTGACTGTTTTAGGTTTGCAACACTGCCGAGCCAGGAGGACTATGGCGGTTTTATCTTTGTGGAGCGAAGAAAATTATCTCTGCCGCTTCCGAATCGGTTACATTATATCAACATGATTGTGCCGTATTGATGGACTGGATCTATTACCATGAAGTCATGTCCGAATTCAGCCTTCACCATTGGGCAGAGCTAAGCACCGTTGATGGTTTTTGTAAAGGGCCTCTGGCGATACGGCCCACCAATAATATAATCGACGACCCCATAGTAAGGCACCTGACTTGTCACATAACGGCGCATGGATGTTAAGTTAAATTTGGTGGTAGGCTGTTGATCGAATTACTTGTCCCATGGATGTTCTTCACCTTGTCAAAAACGTTTGTAAGAGACCATCGACTTATGCAAGCGCCGATTTGCCATATAACAACACGGATATGGAGCGACTCCAGCAATTCCGACAAAACATCTATGGAATCATAGGAGAATATGGAACTTTTCACGAACACTTGGAGTCATTGTTGAACAGGCAAGACATGCTGAGCTGTCTTTATCAATATGCTGCATTAATTTATCTCAACCGCACGGTATCCAATGTCTCCACATCCTCTTTTTCGCATCGAAGACTAGTGAGAGAGGGTATACTGTTGTTGAAAAACCTTGGGTATTGCGAGAGTGCATGGCCGCTGTTTATCATAGCCTGCGAAGCCAATGAAGATTCACAGCGTCTCCAGATACTGTCTATTCTTGCTGACGCAAACCAAGAAATAGAGCATCGATCCAATCATATTCCTCTAATGCAGCAGATGATTGAAGCCATTTGGAACCAGAATGATCTAGCTATTGAGAACAACGTGGGATATAGCAAGATTCTCGATGCTGTGGTCTCAACAGCACCGTCGCTGCCACTTTTCGCTTGAGAGGCATGATACCAAAGGATTACGAATATCTGTATTTagctaaaaataaaaagaaatcccTCATACATTTCTTTCAATTGTAATCAATGCCTGACTATTTACACCTTTGTCCTCCAATCCTCTTCGTAGTAGAATCCGAGCTCTTCAAGACTAGTCGCTTTGTAACCATCCTTTTCAAACTTGAGCTTAGCCTGGGGAAAGTTGTGCTTTTGCCAAAAAGAAATGTCATTGCAAAATGGTggctctttgcctttttggtGTGACTTCATCACCCAATCGTAAAGTTCATTGATGTATACACcatcagatgatgatgtacgAAATATGTGCAGCTgctcgccttcatcttcgtAAAGCTTCTTGGCCCATTCTCgcattttgtcttttgagGGGAGCTGAATATTGTTGGACCATACAGCAGAAAACACAGCAGCTTGTGCCTCAGAAAGTGGCCAGGGCGCAGTTTTCACATTGAGTGCTGGGAAAACTAGCGTTGGGTGATCAATGCAGAATATATGCTTGTAAAGTCCATGTACGCCGCCGCCAGTCGTGATTAGCTTCTTATTTAGATCACGAAGAAAGGGATAGTCGTATAAGAATCCTGTGCAGAAGatcacagcatcaatctGGGTCTCTATTCTCCCATCCTTGAATCGGATTCCTCTTTGATCGACAAGAAATTCTTCGATTTCTGGAACTTCTTCACAAGCCATATAGGCTAGTCGTGGTTGAGGCGTTGGTGATCTCACGGAGACCATGGTTTTTTGATGTGATACTCGATTGATTTGGAGGGCGATATCGGTACCCGAGGCTCCGTTGCCCACGACTATGGTCTTCTTATCTTTGAAGGAAGTGGGCGAACGATAGTCGCGGGAGTGCGATATGACAGACGGATATGCTTCCATGAATTCCTTGATGTTTTTAACGTCTGGAATAAATGGGACCGAGTAGTGTCCCGTTGCAACAACTACTGCGTCGTACGTATCTCGTATGATCTGGTTATCGTGCGCAGATATTGCCTCTATTGCCCAAGTGGTCCTGGTTCCTTCGCAAAGAGGTTCCAGCTGTCTTACTTCAACACCAAATTTGATTAGGCCCATCACCTCCTGGGCGTATGTAAGTAGATAGCCTTGGATGGTCTCGCGTGAAGGGAACAATAAAGTTCCTTGAGGGAAATGCTGATCAGAGAATTGCATCATCGGTACGGGGATGTTGGCGTAAAGTTGGTCATAAATCGGTGACAGTGTTCTTGAGCTATCGCCGATGAAATTGTTCGTTAAATTGAGTCTATCATCTTTCGGGATTGTGGTGGATTGAAGTGAATGTTTTGAAAAGTTCCATATGCCTCCAGTTTCTCTCTGTTGTTCAAATATGACGATAGAATCGAAGGAGTTTTGTGCTCTTAGATATTTCGCAGCAGAAAGGCCGCTAGGTCCGGCGCCTATAATCGCTATCTTTTTCACATGAAACTGTGGCACCGCTGATGGCGACATCTTTGACATAAGAATGAGGAGAGACAG
This window contains:
- a CDS encoding short chain dehydrogenase domain-containing protein codes for the protein MAQEVTLILGYGPRVGTDVAEAFAAQGYKVAVVSRSKKEVKPEYLQLQADFSDPSSIEGVFTKVISELGHPSVVVYNASSFSLNPASSLEQQIAAFHSDDNINIVSAYVAAHLATKSFATLPPESSRTFIYTGNKLPFMVVRPLLSQGVGKAGAAHLMHYLAEDNKEFGYKFYFADERKLDGDPVYGAIDGPAHAAFYTELAKKKTQGPWNATFVKGRGYVAFSEEIVHDSVTMQLGVPSQD
- a CDS encoding nmrA-like family domain-containing protein, with protein sequence MVFTKLIIAGSTGWVADHAIRAILASTKPKFDVTILTRADSGKEVPSRPGANLIAVDYNNHDQLVKIFTGADAILSFISGPPSKIIDKQLLKAAQEAGVRRIFPSEYTLDILHPDAATLLTEGGNWPEDSSPVLTARKFVSLAQEGGPTSFTTLIPAAFMDGWLEGAFGSFDPKNRKVSVVDSGDFPFSGCTLPYLGAAIVAVLQMDEEKTKNKRIRISEIRTTMNEITETYEEVLGTKFEKTHVTSQELLDQRNANLAAGNPFAALFVTILIGAFNGCGAADLVDGLGFDGDGYLTLKKKTLKEMTIEALQKIGA
- a CDS encoding flavin-binding monooxygenase-like domain-containing protein, with product MSPSAVPQFHVKKIAIIGAGPSGLSAAKYLRAQNSFDSIVIFEQQRETGGIWNFSKHSLQSTTIPKDDRLNLTNNFIGDSSRTLSPIYDQLYANIPVPMMQFSDQHFPQGTLLFPSRETIQGYLLTYAQEVMGLIKFGVEVRQLEPLCEGTRTTWAIEAISAHDNQIIRDTYDAVVVATGHYSVPFIPDVKNIKEFMEAYPSVISHSRDYRSPTSFKDKKTIVVGNGASGTDIALQINRVSHQKTMVSVRSPTPQPRLAYMACEEVPEIEEFLVDQRGIRFKDGRIETQIDAVIFCTGFLYDYPFLRDLNKKLITTGGGVHGLYKHIFCIDHPTLVFPALNVKTAPWPLSEAQAAVFSAVWSNNIQLPSKDKMREWAKKLYEDEGEQLHIFRTSSSDGVYINELYDWAKLKFEKDGYKATSLEELGFYYEEDWRTKV